From a single Brassica rapa cultivar Chiifu-401-42 chromosome A01, CAAS_Brap_v3.01, whole genome shotgun sequence genomic region:
- the LOC108871213 gene encoding uncharacterized protein LOC108871213, with protein MSSSSSDGVDEAFEEFFDEEFDNIVDSLLVQANKPKRRAYIERDREQGHIQLWNDYFQENPTYPPDMFRRRFRMNKPLFLRIVERLSTGVPYFRQRRNAHGRKGLSPLQKCTAAIRMLAYGQSGDTYDEYLRLGESTALLCLEHFTNGIIDFFGEEYLRRPTAEDLQRLLDIGEVRGFPGMIGSIDCMHWEWKNCPTAWRGQYTRGSGKPTIVLEAVASEDLWIWHAFFGLPGTLNDINVLDRSPVFDDIIQGRAPKVKFKVNNHTYRMAYYLTDGIYPNWSTFIQSIPLPQGNKAELFAKHQESTRKDVERAFGVLQSRFAIVKNPGRLWDKEKLGKIMRTCVILHNMIVENERGGYSLSDTSQFESGESSRNSKVKRRESLHLNNMLGMRNEVRDSGKHDSLKADLVENVWQKFGNLDE; from the coding sequence ATGTCGTCCTCATCGTCAGATGGCGTAGATGAAGCTTTTGAAGAATTTTTTGACGAAGAATTTGATAATATCGTCGACTCTCTACTTGTACAAGCCAACAAACCAAAGAGACGAGCTTATATCGAAAGAGATCGGGAACAAGGCCACATTCAACTATGGAATGACTATTTCCAGGAAAATCCTACTTACCCACCGGACATGTTTAGGCGgcgttttcgaatgaacaagccattgttcCTTCGCATTGTCGAGCGGCTAAGTACAGGTGTTCCATACTTTCGGCAAAGACGAAATGCTCATGGAAGGAAAGGCCTATCACCTCTTCAAAAATGTACGGCAGCTATACGTATGCTCGCATATGGTCAATCGGGAGATACGtatgacgaatatctccgacttggtgaAAGTACGGCACTTTTATGTTTGGAACATTTCACTAATGGGATAATAGACTTTTTTGGTGAAGAGTATCTAAGAAGACCTACCGCGGAAGATCTTCAACGATTACTCGATATTGGAGAGGTTCGCGGGTTTCCAGGAATGATTGGTAGCattgactgtatgcattgggagtggaaaaactgcccTACGGCTTGGAGAGGGCAGTACACACGAGGTTCAGGaaagccgacaattgtcttagaggcTGTGGCATCagaagatctttggatatggcacgcatttttcggattaccaggtaccttaaacgatatcaatgttcttgatcggtctcctgtttttgatgacattataCAAGGTCGAGCACCTAAAGTTAAATTCAAGGTCAACAATCACACTTACCGTATGGCGTACTACCTTACTGACGGAATTTATCCGAattggtcaacatttatccaatccatcccaCTTCCTCAAGGTAATAAAGCAGAGCTGTTTGCTAAACATCAAGAATCCACTAGGAAAGATGTCGAAAGGGCTTTCGGGGTATTGCAATCGAGGTTTGCAATAGTAAAAAACCCAGGTCGGCTATGGGACAAGGAAAAGTTAGGGAAGATTATGAGAACTTGTGTCATATTACACAATATGATTGTAGAGAACGAACGAGGCGGATACTCTCTAAGTGATACTTCTCAGTTCGAGTCAGGAGAGTCAAGCAGAAATTCGAAAGTCAAAAGGAGAGAAAGTTTGCATTTGAATAACATGCTAGGCATGCGCAATGAAGTTCGGGATTCAGGAAAACATGATAgtttgaaagctgatttagTTGAAAATGTATGGCAAAAATTTGGTAACTTAGATGAATAA
- the LOC103868101 gene encoding palmitoyl-protein thioesterase 3 codes for MTSLYFFPRCFLRFLQNQSILSSSCCMMKSFQRCALLVRTLSVFVFFIPVTISVPFILLHGIRDQCSNGGTISFTQLLSNLSSSPGSCLEIGNGEQDSVSMPLTQQASIACEKVKQMKELSQGYNIVAQSQGNLVARGLIEFCDNAPPVLNYVSLGGPHAGIANIPKCTSPVCQLLRTDVYSDYVQDHIAPSGYIKLPNEMSKYLEHSKYLPKLNNERPNERNSIYKERFTSLHNLILVMFQGDKVVMPKESCWFGYYPDGATTPLLPPQQTKLYTEDWIGLKTLDAAGKVKFVGVPGEHLQMAHDDVVKHVVPYLQNNPTFLS; via the exons ATGACTAGCCTATACTTCTTTCCTCGTTGCTTCTTGAGATTCCTCCAAAATCAAAGTATTCTTTCTTCGAGTTGTTGCATGATGAAGAGTTTCCAACGATGTGCTCTCCTAGTGAGGACCTTGTCAgtcttcgtcttcttcatcCCGGTTACAATCTCCGTTCCATTCATCCTTTTACACG GGATTCGAGATCAATGCTCCAATGGTGGAACGATTAGCTTCACACAGCTCCTTAGCAACCTCTCCAGCTCCCCTGGCTCTTGCTT AGAAATAGGAAATGGAGAACAAGACTCCGTGTCCATGCCGCTTACGCAACAAGCGAGTATAGCGTGTGAGAAAGTGAAACAGATGAAGGAGTTGAGTCAAGGTTACAACATTGTTGCACA GTCTCAAGGAAACTTAGTCGCTAGAGGCCTAATTGAGTTCTGTGACAATGCTCCTCCTGTCCTCAACTATGTTTCCTTAGGAGGTCCTCACGCTGGCATAGCCAACATCCCCAAGTGTACT TCTCCTGTGTGCCAGCTACTGAGAACAGATGTCTACAGCGACTATGTTCAG GATCATATTGCTCCAAGTGGTTATATCAAACTTCCTAAT GAGATGTCAAAGTACCTGGAACACTCCAAGTATCTGCCAAAGCTCAACAACGAGAGACCTAACGAGAGGAACTCCATTTATAAAGAACGTTTCACCAGCTTGCACAACTTGATCCTCGTCATG TTTCAGGGTGATAAAGTAGTGATGCCTAAAGAAAGTTGttggttcggatattaccctgATGGAGCTACAACACCACTTTTGCCTCCTCAACAG ACGAAGCTCTATACGGAGGATTGGATTGGTCTGAAAACATTGGATGCTGCTGGAaaagtgaagtttgttggtgTCCCTGGAGAGCACCTTCAGATGGCGCATGATGACGTTGTAAAGCACGTCGTGCCTTACCTCCAGAACAATCCTACGTTTCTTTCTTAA
- the LOC108871209 gene encoding glutathione S-transferase T3-like, whose product MDPFSLNSPGFVNLLSSQCSQTTQTIDVGSSDVPKPVERRKWTTQEDIVLISAWLNTSKDPIVSNQQKLGSFWKRIEDYFNSSAQVIGFAPREWSQCKQRWGRVNEQVCKFVGSYEAALKEQASGQNENDVMKSAHDIFFNDYHAKFALEHAWRELRYDQKWRSTSCAKDGAKEKRKEAAESVPDSDEARPPGVKACKSAKRKKKGNEAAFDRLESILDLKRNLSKQKILDRLLSKKLETLTESEGCWSRVLDVTGSGGHGFWRSRVLEVTGSTRSRVLQALLQVTFFSEVDGFCFTGYRSSSSSCTLV is encoded by the exons ATGGATCCCTTTTCTCTTAATTCTCCCGGGTTTGTAAACCTATTATCTTCCCAGTGCAGTCAAACCACTCAAACCATAGATGTAGGGTCCTCAGATGTTCCTAAACCGGTGGAGAGGAGAAAGTGGACAACACAAGAAGACATTGTCCTCATTAGTGCCTGGTTGAACACCAGTAAGGATCCCATAGTTAGTAACCAGCAGAAGTTAGGGTCTTTTTGGAAAAGAATAGAGGATTACTTTAATTCAAGCGCTCAGGTCATTGGCTTTGCTCCTAGAGAGTGGAGTCAGTGTAAGCAGAGGTGGGGAAGGGTTAATGAGCAGGTGTGTAAGTTCGTTGGAAGCTATGAGGCGGCTTTGAAAGAGCAAGCTAGTGGGCAAAATGAGAACGATGTCATGAAGTCTGCTCATGACATCTTCTTTAACGACTACCACGCGAAGTTCGCACTTGAACACGCGTGGAGGGAGCTGAGGTATGATCAAAAGTGGAGATCGACCTCTTGCGCAAAAGATGGTGCAAAGGAGAAACGAAAGGAGGCTGCAGAGTCAGTCCCTGACTCGGATGAGGCTAGGCCTCCTGGTGTGAAGGCTTGCAAATCAGCCAAACGCAAGAAAAAGGGGAATGAAGCAGCATTTGATCGACTAGAGAGCATTCTAGACTTGAAACGAAACCTATCGAAACAAAAAATACTAGATCGATTACTCTCTAAGAAACTAGAAACTCTAACTGAGA GTGAAGGTTGTTGGTCACGGGTTCTGGACGTCACGGGTTCTGGAGGTCACGGGTTCTGGAGGTCACGGGTTCTGGAGGTCACGGGTTCTACAAGGTCACGGGTTCTACAAGCGCTTCTGCAGGTCACGTTTTTTTCTGAGGTTGATGGGTTCTGCTTCACGGGTTAtcgtagtagtagtagtagttgtACTCTAGTGTGA
- the LOC103868109 gene encoding palmitoyl-protein thioesterase 1, with protein MDKSFKRSAIFVTFTIFFFTPVSISVPFIHLHGINDQCSSVEARSFTQLLRNLSSSPGYCLEIGNGEKDSMYMPLMQQASIACEKVKQMKELSQGYNIVAQSQGNMVARGLIEFCDDAPPVLNYVSLGGPHAGISIIPKCPAGASYPLCQLQETEVYSDSAQDHIAPCGYIKLATEISEYMEHSKFLPKLNNERPNERNSTYKERFTSLHNLVLVMFEGDTIVVPRETCWFGFYPDGATAPLLPPQKTKLYIEDWIGLKTLDDAGKVKFVGVPGDHLEMAHDDVVKYVVPYLQNQLSFSS; from the exons ATGGATAAGAGCTTCAAGCGATCTGCTATCTTTGTAAccttcaccatcttcttcttcactccgGTTTCAATCTCTGTTCCATTCATTCACTTACACG GGATTAATGATCAATGCTCAAGCGTTGAAGCTAGAAGCTTCACACAGCTCCTTAGGAACCTCTCCAGCTCCCCTGGCTACTGCTT AGAAATAGGAAATGGTGAGAAAGATTCCATGTACATGCCCCTTATGCAGCAAGCGAGTATAGCGTGTGAGAAAGTTAAGCAGATGAAAGAGCTGAGTCAAGGTTACAACATTGTTGCACAGTCACAAGGAAACATGGTCGCGAGAGGTTTGATTGAGTTCTGTGACGATGCTCCTCCTGTCCTCAACTATGTTTCCTTGGGAGGTCCTCATGCTGGCATCTCCATCATTCCCAAGTGTCCTGCGGGAGCT AGTTATCCACTTTGCCAGCTGCAGGAAACAGAGGTCTACAGCGACTCTGCTCAA GACCATATTGCTCCATGTGGATATATCAAACTCGCTACT GAAATATCAGAGTATATGGAACACAGCAAGTTTCTACCAAAGCTCAACAATGAGAGACCTAACGAGAGGAACTCCACTTATAAAGAACGTTTCACTAGCTTGCACAACTTGGTCCTAGTTATG tTCGAGGGTGATACAATAGTAGTTCCTAGAGAAACTTGTTGGTTCGGATTTTACCCTGACGGAGCTACGGCACCTCTTTTGCCTCCTCAAAAG ACAAAACTCTATATTGAGGACTGGATTGGTCTGAAAACATTGGATGATGCTGGAAAAGTGAAGTTTGTCGGTGTCCCTGGAGATCACCTCGAAATGGCGCATGATGACGTTGTGAAATACGTCGTGCCTTACCTGCAAAACCAGCTTTCGTTTTCTTCTTGA